One segment of Arthrobacter sp. MMS18-M83 DNA contains the following:
- a CDS encoding FAD-dependent oxidoreductase, which yields MSITPSADSVHLVIAGAGPAAQALIRRLAGVSTPSQQPGTAAFHGTITVLSNRDDCSDALLELAVLPQVSVRFGQAASFIDAQARTVTTTEGMEFPYDQLVIATGSAPMFPPVQGAARGLSYSTIDDAEQIGTAVNDITRVLGRRPLGILVGTGPAAGQAEAVLRSRGVRPVRTTLRPASVMPSVAGSVFPATGIVFEDGSSMNGDLVVLAEERLPRNELAESAGLQTAPDGGIRVGRDFTTSVPGIWAIGDAASWDGMRLGLVLSSDAAAAHCAARLEEDARFRAPRAGRTAVAAA from the coding sequence ATGTCCATCACCCCGTCCGCAGACTCCGTCCACCTCGTCATCGCAGGAGCCGGGCCCGCAGCCCAGGCCCTCATTCGTCGGCTGGCGGGGGTAAGCACACCTTCGCAGCAGCCGGGAACCGCAGCCTTCCACGGCACCATCACCGTTCTGAGCAACCGCGACGATTGTTCCGATGCGCTCCTGGAACTTGCTGTGCTCCCCCAGGTTTCCGTTCGCTTCGGCCAGGCCGCGAGTTTCATTGACGCCCAGGCACGCACAGTGACCACCACCGAGGGCATGGAGTTCCCGTACGACCAATTGGTTATCGCCACCGGCTCCGCGCCGATGTTTCCGCCGGTCCAGGGCGCTGCGCGCGGCTTGAGCTACTCCACCATCGACGATGCTGAGCAGATCGGCACCGCGGTCAACGACATTACCCGGGTCCTGGGCCGTCGCCCCCTGGGAATCCTGGTGGGCACTGGTCCCGCGGCCGGCCAGGCGGAGGCTGTGCTGCGGTCCCGCGGAGTCCGGCCAGTCCGCACCACCCTGCGCCCCGCTTCCGTCATGCCTTCCGTGGCCGGTTCGGTGTTCCCGGCCACCGGGATCGTCTTCGAAGACGGAAGCAGCATGAACGGCGACCTTGTGGTCCTCGCCGAGGAACGGCTCCCCCGCAACGAGCTCGCCGAAAGCGCCGGCCTGCAAACAGCTCCCGACGGCGGCATCCGGGTAGGGCGCGACTTCACCACTTCCGTGCCGGGCATCTGGGCGATCGGCGACGCCGCCTCCTGGGACGGCATGCGCTTGGGGCTCGTCTTGTCTTCCGATGCGGCAGCGGCCCATTGCGCCGCCCGGCTTGAAGAAGACGCCAGGTTCCGCGCTCCGAGGGCTGGGCGGACCGCCGTCGCCGCTGCCTGA
- the deoC gene encoding deoxyribose-phosphate aldolase produces the protein MSNEASTALDNSASIASYIDHTLLKPEASEAEVRQVCAEAAEYKFKSVCVNPIWVKTVTKALKGSGVLTCSVVGFPLGATPSDVKAFEARGAVLDGADEIDMVINIAAARAGDKGALVDDITAVAEAVHAGGAILKVIIETALLNDEQKVLACEASVEAGADFVKTSTGFNGGGATAEDVALMRKTVGPDIGVKASGGVRSLADAQAMIAAGATRIGASSGIAIVKGEQGSSAY, from the coding sequence ATGAGCAACGAAGCCTCTACCGCACTGGACAATAGTGCAAGCATCGCTTCCTACATCGACCACACTCTCCTCAAGCCGGAGGCCAGCGAGGCCGAGGTGCGCCAGGTCTGTGCGGAGGCCGCCGAGTACAAGTTCAAATCGGTGTGCGTCAATCCGATTTGGGTCAAGACTGTCACGAAGGCACTCAAGGGTTCCGGCGTGCTCACCTGCTCGGTGGTTGGCTTCCCGCTGGGTGCTACCCCCAGCGACGTCAAGGCTTTTGAAGCCCGCGGTGCCGTGCTGGACGGAGCAGATGAAATCGACATGGTGATCAACATCGCCGCAGCCCGGGCCGGGGACAAGGGCGCATTGGTGGATGACATCACAGCGGTGGCGGAGGCGGTCCACGCGGGCGGGGCCATCCTGAAGGTCATCATCGAGACCGCGCTGCTGAATGACGAGCAAAAGGTCCTGGCTTGCGAGGCTTCCGTGGAGGCCGGGGCGGACTTCGTCAAGACATCAACCGGCTTCAACGGTGGCGGCGCAACGGCCGAGGACGTTGCCCTCATGCGCAAGACAGTGGGCCCTGACATCGGGGTCAAGGCCTCCGGCGGAGTGCGTTCCCTGGCTGATGCACAGGCTATGATTGCTGCTGGTGCAACACGTATCGGTGCGAGCTCCGGGATTGCCATCGTCAAGGGTGAACAAGGTTCATCCGCGTACTGA
- a CDS encoding GMC oxidoreductase, producing the protein MVRLGTRESGIETVDAVVVGSGFGGSVAALRLAEGGKSVVLMERGKAYPPGSFARTPAEMGRNFWDPDRGLYGLFDAWTFRGTEGLVSSGLGGGSLIYANVLLRKDPKWFVKESPVPGGGYENWPFSYEDLEPFYGDAEKMLQPVPYPYRDTPKTNAMESSAAALGLAITRPPIAVTFATGPGAEPRSNQPLPAAPYGSVHGDGTVRTTCLLCGECDIGCNVGAKNTLDHTYLSAAKRAGADLRTFHDVRGIRPLPGNGFQRGGYEVRYVVHDPQEPGALLRERFIRCRRLILGAGTFGSNFLLLRNRASLPGLSETLGTRFSGNGDLLTLIMDAKTGEAGPPNGHGGTPGVRTLSGSRGPVITTAIRIPDTVDGGSGRGYYVEDAGYPAFINWLIETAQLGQVARRTARMAGQILKDRLFEGHHSNISADLAAALGDGHLSSSSVPLLGMGRDIPDGVMSLQDGRLAVDWTLSSSNSYFSRVQKTMEDIAGQLDGNFVDNPLWWAKRVITVHPIGGSPSGRNPSEGVCDEYGEVFGYPGLHVADGAAMPGPVGANPSLTIAAFAERACRHILEADSRGAVTGAAVSGERGGIAPVQGPPVAGAAVVDQAETAPRSLAPDATKGISGRKEKPAYAAGSATTQQARGLDPHAAGTAESNATSVSFTEQMHGWFSPGLSDPEKGRNLGRDRGRRIMFELTITAKDIDAFVADPAHPAAAEGYVLADQFGGRLPVEKGWFNLFVEDQSPDGTQSRRMLYRLWLRDPGGTPLTFTGYKLIHNGSGFDVWPDTTILYATILRGHVPPPEPAAPARKYDDGDDPAVVGAGILHIRPLDFARQLTTFRAVGPAPAAGLTAFGKLFLGELWQVYGRTASKIPYPFRQRS; encoded by the coding sequence ATGGTTCGTCTGGGGACCAGGGAAAGTGGTATCGAGACCGTCGACGCCGTGGTGGTGGGTTCCGGTTTCGGCGGATCCGTCGCTGCCCTGCGGCTGGCAGAGGGCGGCAAATCCGTAGTCCTCATGGAACGCGGCAAGGCTTATCCTCCGGGGAGCTTCGCCCGCACCCCCGCGGAAATGGGCCGCAATTTCTGGGACCCGGACCGTGGCCTCTACGGATTGTTCGACGCCTGGACGTTCCGCGGGACGGAAGGCCTGGTGTCCAGCGGATTGGGTGGCGGCTCCCTCATCTACGCCAACGTCCTGCTGCGCAAGGACCCCAAGTGGTTCGTCAAGGAATCGCCGGTGCCTGGCGGCGGCTATGAGAACTGGCCGTTCAGCTATGAGGACCTGGAACCGTTCTATGGCGACGCCGAAAAAATGCTCCAACCGGTCCCCTACCCCTACCGGGACACGCCCAAGACCAACGCCATGGAGTCGAGCGCTGCGGCCTTGGGTTTGGCCATCACGCGGCCTCCCATCGCCGTGACGTTTGCTACCGGTCCAGGCGCCGAGCCCCGCAGCAACCAGCCGCTGCCTGCCGCTCCCTATGGCAGCGTCCACGGCGATGGCACCGTCAGAACAACCTGCCTTCTCTGCGGCGAATGCGATATCGGCTGCAACGTCGGCGCCAAAAACACCCTGGACCACACCTATCTGTCGGCGGCGAAACGCGCGGGAGCAGATCTGCGCACCTTCCACGATGTGCGCGGCATCCGCCCGCTACCTGGCAATGGATTCCAGCGCGGCGGCTACGAGGTCCGCTACGTTGTCCATGATCCCCAGGAACCCGGAGCGCTGCTACGCGAGCGGTTCATCCGCTGCCGTCGACTAATCCTCGGGGCAGGCACCTTTGGCAGCAACTTCCTGCTCCTGCGCAACCGGGCTTCCCTGCCAGGGCTCAGCGAAACCCTCGGCACGAGGTTCAGCGGCAATGGAGACCTCCTGACCCTCATCATGGATGCGAAAACCGGGGAGGCTGGCCCGCCGAACGGTCATGGCGGCACACCGGGGGTCCGGACGCTTTCGGGCAGCCGTGGCCCGGTCATCACCACGGCCATCCGCATTCCGGATACGGTGGACGGCGGTTCCGGCCGCGGGTATTACGTGGAGGATGCCGGATATCCGGCTTTCATCAACTGGTTGATCGAAACCGCCCAGCTGGGCCAAGTGGCCCGCCGCACCGCCAGGATGGCTGGCCAAATCCTCAAGGACCGGCTGTTTGAAGGCCACCATTCCAACATCTCTGCCGACCTGGCTGCGGCGCTGGGTGACGGACACCTCTCGAGCAGCTCTGTTCCGTTGCTGGGTATGGGGCGCGACATCCCCGACGGCGTCATGAGCCTGCAGGATGGCAGGCTCGCCGTCGACTGGACCCTTTCCTCGTCCAACAGCTACTTCAGCAGGGTGCAGAAAACGATGGAGGACATCGCGGGGCAGCTGGATGGAAACTTCGTGGACAATCCACTGTGGTGGGCCAAGAGGGTCATCACGGTGCACCCGATCGGGGGTTCCCCCTCCGGAAGGAATCCCTCGGAGGGCGTGTGCGATGAATACGGGGAAGTGTTTGGCTACCCGGGCCTGCACGTGGCGGACGGTGCTGCGATGCCCGGGCCGGTGGGGGCGAATCCTTCCCTGACTATTGCGGCCTTCGCGGAGCGGGCGTGCCGGCACATCCTTGAGGCGGACAGCCGGGGGGCCGTCACCGGAGCCGCAGTTTCCGGGGAGCGCGGAGGGATCGCGCCGGTGCAGGGCCCGCCCGTTGCCGGCGCCGCCGTCGTCGACCAAGCCGAAACCGCGCCCCGTTCGCTTGCCCCCGACGCCACCAAAGGCATCTCGGGTCGCAAGGAAAAGCCTGCCTACGCGGCGGGATCCGCCACAACCCAGCAGGCTCGCGGGCTTGATCCACACGCTGCGGGCACGGCGGAAAGCAACGCCACCTCGGTCAGCTTCACAGAGCAGATGCACGGCTGGTTCAGCCCTGGCCTCTCCGACCCCGAAAAGGGCCGCAACCTGGGCCGCGACCGGGGGCGGCGGATCATGTTTGAGCTGACCATCACGGCGAAGGACATCGACGCGTTCGTCGCAGATCCGGCCCACCCGGCCGCAGCCGAAGGTTATGTGCTGGCCGACCAGTTCGGCGGACGGCTCCCGGTGGAGAAGGGCTGGTTCAACCTCTTCGTGGAAGACCAGTCTCCAGACGGCACGCAGAGCAGGCGCATGCTGTACCGGCTCTGGCTGCGCGATCCGGGGGGCACCCCGCTGACGTTCACCGGTTACAAGCTCATCCACAACGGGTCCGGCTTCGACGTCTGGCCGGACACCACCATCCTGTATGCCACGATCCTCAGGGGACATGTCCCGCCGCCGGAACCGGCCGCACCGGCGAGGAAGTACGACGACGGCGACGATCCCGCCGTCGTCGGCGCCGGGATACTACACATCCGGCCGCTGGACTTTGCCCGGCAGCTCACCACTTTCCGGGCTGTGGGCCCGGCTCCGGCGGCTGGGCTCACGGCGTTTGGGAAATTGTTCCTGGGCGAGCTCTGGCAGGTCTACGGGCGCACTGCCTCCAAGATTCCGTACCCCTTCCGGCAACGATCATGA
- a CDS encoding alpha/beta fold hydrolase, giving the protein MTVTRAEHHTEVIPFRARDDTPLSLVHVTSPVNRGKGPVLLVHGSGVRAELFRPPVPTTVVDVLLEDGWDVWMLNWRASIDLDPLSWTLGDAAVYDHPAAVEHVLRATGAETLKAVIHCQGSTSFAMSAAAGLLPQVDTIISNAVSLHPVVPAFSRLKIDYLTPVVKLFTPYLSPSWAYKSEGYFTRLIRFLVKAGHHECNNTVCKMVSFTYGSGRPALWSHENLDDATHEWLKGEFAEVPVSFFEEMGRSIKAGHMVAAGNHPELPENFVAQAPQTDARFVFMAGKDNLCFLPESQERTFEFFQAHRPGKDSLHLIPGYGHLDVFFGARAWRDTFPIIVQELNS; this is encoded by the coding sequence ATGACTGTGACCCGGGCCGAGCACCACACCGAGGTCATCCCTTTCCGGGCACGCGACGACACGCCGCTCAGCCTTGTGCACGTGACTTCTCCGGTCAACCGCGGCAAGGGGCCTGTGCTGCTGGTCCATGGATCGGGAGTACGCGCAGAACTCTTTCGGCCGCCGGTCCCCACCACCGTGGTCGATGTGCTGCTGGAGGACGGTTGGGACGTCTGGATGCTCAACTGGCGCGCCTCGATCGACCTCGACCCCCTCTCGTGGACGCTAGGTGACGCCGCGGTCTACGACCATCCTGCCGCCGTCGAGCACGTACTCCGGGCCACCGGCGCCGAGACCCTCAAGGCCGTGATCCATTGCCAGGGCTCCACGTCGTTCGCCATGTCTGCCGCGGCGGGGCTGCTGCCGCAAGTGGACACCATCATCTCCAACGCGGTGTCCCTGCATCCGGTGGTTCCGGCGTTCTCGCGGCTCAAGATCGACTACCTGACGCCCGTGGTGAAGCTGTTCACTCCCTACTTGTCGCCGTCGTGGGCCTACAAGTCGGAGGGCTATTTCACCCGCCTCATCCGTTTCCTGGTCAAGGCCGGCCACCACGAATGCAACAACACGGTCTGCAAGATGGTCAGCTTCACCTACGGCAGCGGCAGGCCGGCGTTGTGGTCCCATGAAAACCTCGACGACGCCACCCACGAATGGCTCAAGGGCGAGTTTGCCGAGGTACCGGTGAGCTTCTTCGAGGAAATGGGCCGCAGCATCAAGGCCGGACACATGGTGGCGGCCGGCAACCACCCCGAACTCCCGGAGAACTTCGTGGCCCAGGCTCCACAAACCGACGCGCGGTTCGTCTTCATGGCGGGCAAGGACAACCTCTGCTTCCTGCCGGAAAGCCAAGAGCGCACCTTCGAGTTCTTCCAAGCCCACAGGCCTGGCAAGGATTCGCTGCACCTCATTCCCGGCTACGGCCATCTGGACGTCTTCTTCGGCGCCCGGGCGTGGCGGGATACCTTCCCGATCATCGTCCAGGAGCTGAACTCATGA
- a CDS encoding acetoacetate decarboxylase family protein, with translation MNNFAQLHAALHRSVQKILPSPVPRRQTELTGQYAKVDGIKYVMPVNSDDSPVLMAAFPINKRAAAALLPGKEMRPFSLGGKGLLVVTVVNYKSTDIGKYIEYSLAIAITHGSRPVPPILPLIFQKTFKLGQFVVDLPVSTEISVKGGKGIWGMPKHQANLDFVVTDTTVSAQYDQDGMLGCYIEIEQPAPIGLPVRLAASNYCAFRGMLWKSDIYFEATANVAFGRQAKARLVLGDAPGVVPLKTLQVGNKPLFTAWLPEAHGVLDDHYEAWFLTATTEAEAAALRGGDMMDSVVGLGQSQEWLAPPDRSRVADSQPAQGRAS, from the coding sequence ATGAACAACTTCGCCCAACTGCATGCAGCGCTGCACAGATCCGTGCAGAAAATCCTCCCTTCCCCGGTCCCCCGCCGCCAAACCGAACTCACCGGCCAGTACGCCAAAGTGGACGGGATCAAGTACGTCATGCCAGTCAATTCGGACGATTCCCCTGTGCTCATGGCGGCCTTCCCCATCAACAAGCGCGCCGCCGCCGCACTGCTCCCAGGCAAGGAAATGCGGCCATTCAGCCTGGGCGGCAAGGGCCTGCTTGTGGTCACGGTGGTCAACTACAAATCGACGGACATCGGCAAATACATCGAATATTCCCTGGCCATCGCCATCACCCACGGCAGCCGGCCCGTCCCGCCGATCCTGCCGCTCATCTTCCAAAAGACGTTCAAGCTGGGCCAGTTCGTGGTGGACCTGCCCGTCAGCACGGAAATCTCGGTCAAGGGCGGGAAGGGAATCTGGGGCATGCCCAAGCACCAAGCCAACCTCGACTTCGTGGTCACGGACACCACGGTCTCGGCCCAGTACGATCAGGACGGAATGCTGGGCTGCTACATCGAAATCGAACAGCCCGCTCCCATCGGGCTCCCGGTGAGGCTGGCCGCCTCAAACTACTGCGCCTTCCGTGGAATGCTCTGGAAATCGGACATCTATTTCGAGGCCACCGCGAATGTCGCTTTCGGCAGGCAGGCCAAGGCGCGCCTCGTCCTGGGGGACGCTCCCGGCGTCGTACCCCTCAAGACCCTGCAGGTGGGAAACAAGCCCTTGTTCACCGCGTGGCTTCCCGAAGCCCATGGAGTGTTGGACGACCACTACGAAGCGTGGTTCCTCACGGCCACGACGGAAGCGGAAGCTGCAGCCCTCCGCGGCGGAGACATGATGGACAGCGTGGTGGGCCTTGGCCAAAGCCAGGAGTGGCTGGCACCTCCGGACCGCTCCCGCGTCGCCGATTCCCAGCCTGCCCAAGGGCGGGCATCATGA
- a CDS encoding patatin-like phospholipase family protein: MRSLVLAGGGMRVAWQAGVVRALAEEGLAFDHVDGTSGGILTAGMMLSGVSPEDMCNNWSGVNVKDFGSALPLGDYLKGPWSLPAIGDADGLLNKVFPALGIDATGIRRRAAEPGAVGGSFNVVEFVEKRCHPIDATEIDPELMAAGMSLPIFLTPLRRDGKIWTDAVWVRDANVQEALRRGADEIWLIWCIGNSPYWGDGPLEQYVHMIEMSAMGALLADFEAAKATGREFVLHVVRPEHPLPLDPEFYLGRINADTLIGMGYRDARKYLDSMTSGGLAKDSSCTAMTEPPAGVRFNDTLRGEADGEPLTLTATVVLPSADAGAAPQVSGFLDHGPFGPRLFLAGGRVETQGETVSYRAHVRLDGGWQDVSVTRTFHDDPGPDAWSDSRRARLVVEGRLDTEVRMSLGDAAGLIASVEPVGAHGFLDRTKAAETFVANGLRELLRRY; the protein is encoded by the coding sequence ATGCGTTCCCTGGTGCTGGCCGGAGGCGGCATGCGTGTGGCCTGGCAGGCCGGAGTGGTGCGGGCGCTCGCTGAGGAAGGTCTGGCGTTCGATCATGTGGACGGAACGTCCGGCGGGATCCTGACAGCCGGGATGATGCTCTCCGGGGTGTCCCCGGAGGACATGTGCAACAACTGGTCCGGCGTCAACGTCAAGGATTTCGGCTCGGCCCTCCCCCTGGGCGACTACCTGAAGGGACCGTGGTCCTTGCCCGCCATTGGCGATGCCGACGGCCTCCTCAACAAAGTGTTCCCGGCGTTGGGGATCGACGCCACCGGGATCCGTCGCCGCGCGGCGGAACCGGGCGCCGTCGGAGGCTCCTTCAACGTGGTGGAGTTCGTGGAAAAACGCTGCCACCCGATCGACGCGACGGAGATCGATCCGGAGCTCATGGCAGCGGGGATGTCGCTGCCCATCTTCCTCACACCGCTGCGCAGGGACGGCAAGATCTGGACCGACGCCGTCTGGGTCCGCGATGCCAACGTCCAGGAAGCGCTGAGGCGGGGTGCGGACGAAATCTGGCTGATCTGGTGCATCGGGAATTCCCCGTACTGGGGCGACGGTCCGCTGGAGCAGTACGTCCATATGATCGAGATGAGTGCCATGGGCGCGCTCCTTGCGGATTTCGAGGCGGCCAAGGCCACTGGACGCGAGTTTGTTCTCCATGTGGTGCGTCCGGAGCATCCCCTCCCGCTCGATCCCGAGTTCTATCTGGGCAGGATCAACGCGGACACCTTGATCGGCATGGGTTACAGGGACGCACGGAAGTACCTGGACTCGATGACCAGCGGCGGCTTGGCGAAGGATTCCTCGTGCACGGCCATGACGGAGCCTCCTGCCGGCGTCCGTTTCAACGACACTCTCCGCGGTGAAGCAGACGGCGAACCGCTGACGCTGACCGCCACCGTGGTGCTGCCATCCGCCGACGCCGGAGCCGCGCCTCAGGTGTCCGGTTTCCTCGACCACGGGCCATTCGGACCCCGGTTGTTCCTCGCGGGCGGGCGCGTTGAAACCCAGGGGGAAACCGTCAGTTACCGTGCGCACGTGAGGCTCGACGGCGGCTGGCAGGACGTGTCGGTGACCCGCACCTTCCACGATGACCCCGGACCCGACGCGTGGTCCGATTCCCGCCGAGCCCGGTTGGTGGTGGAGGGGCGGCTGGATACCGAAGTCCGCATGAGCCTGGGCGATGCCGCAGGGCTGATCGCCTCCGTGGAACCCGTGGGCGCCCACGGCTTCCTCGACCGGACCAAGGCGGCGGAGACCTTCGTAGCCAACGGGCTTCGGGAGCTCCTGCGGCGGTACTGA
- a CDS encoding uroporphyrinogen-III synthase yields MTTLNALDSVDAGSPLATPGPNDDAPLDGFRIGVTSHRRSRDLIEALERRGASVLHAPALKIAPVQEDITLIEDTKKIIAAKPDICIATTAYGMRRWCEAADSFGIGEQLLDVLGACRMFVRGPKARGAVRAAGLADVGISSDETTATLVDMLLQEGVRGKTVAVQLHGYTDVRQLERLRMSGATVLTVTPYRWVKPDGEDKLPRLIEAVCSGDLDVLTFTSAPAVDAMWSTAHEMGMYRQLIEALKTRVTVAAVGPVTAQPLIDAGLSPLIPDRYRMGALIRLVTEHLALNHVRRLDTPAGHIELRGRCLRIDGSPVELAPAPLLLLRALLGAGGAVLSREALSDLLELRGSVHALDMTVSRLRSSLPDGTLVETVVKRGYRLRV; encoded by the coding sequence ATGACCACTCTGAACGCCCTTGATTCCGTTGACGCAGGCTCGCCGCTGGCCACTCCTGGACCAAACGACGATGCGCCACTGGACGGTTTCCGCATCGGAGTGACTTCCCACCGGCGGTCGCGCGACCTGATCGAGGCCCTCGAACGGCGCGGCGCCTCAGTGCTGCATGCCCCCGCATTGAAGATCGCACCGGTCCAGGAAGACATCACGCTCATCGAGGACACGAAGAAGATCATCGCGGCCAAGCCCGATATCTGCATCGCCACGACTGCCTACGGAATGCGGCGCTGGTGCGAGGCCGCGGACTCTTTCGGCATCGGCGAGCAGCTTCTCGATGTCCTGGGTGCCTGCCGCATGTTCGTGCGGGGACCGAAAGCCCGCGGTGCCGTCCGCGCTGCCGGCCTTGCCGACGTCGGGATCAGCAGTGACGAAACCACCGCCACATTGGTGGACATGCTCCTTCAGGAAGGCGTCCGGGGAAAGACTGTCGCGGTGCAATTGCATGGCTACACCGACGTCCGCCAGCTTGAGCGCCTCCGCATGTCCGGCGCGACGGTCCTCACCGTCACGCCGTACCGCTGGGTGAAGCCCGACGGCGAAGACAAACTGCCGCGCCTGATCGAAGCCGTCTGCAGTGGAGACTTGGACGTGCTCACCTTCACGAGCGCGCCGGCGGTGGACGCCATGTGGAGCACGGCCCACGAAATGGGCATGTACCGCCAGCTGATCGAGGCCCTCAAGACCCGGGTGACCGTTGCCGCCGTCGGGCCCGTCACCGCACAACCACTGATCGACGCCGGGCTGTCACCCCTCATCCCGGACCGCTACCGTATGGGTGCCCTCATCCGGCTCGTCACGGAGCATCTTGCCCTGAACCATGTGCGCCGGCTCGATACGCCTGCGGGGCATATTGAGCTGCGTGGCCGCTGCTTGAGGATCGATGGTTCCCCAGTGGAACTGGCCCCGGCTCCGTTGCTCCTGCTGCGAGCCCTCCTGGGGGCAGGCGGTGCTGTGCTGTCCCGCGAAGCACTGTCCGACCTTTTGGAATTGCGGGGCTCGGTCCACGCCTTGGACATGACAGTGAGCCGTTTGCGGTCCTCCCTGCCGGACGGAACGCTCGTGGAAACCGTGGTGAAACGAGGCTACCGGCTCCGCGTCTAA